One Maribacter cobaltidurans genomic window carries:
- a CDS encoding tryptophan-rich sensory protein, whose translation MKEARAILTNILIRWRLIRALEILLMSLSFAAIAYLLFFKMWVAIAFFLGVLLVGAWYVGLWRFSLENICSHVDRTIPPMEHSTALLLESENQLSVLAQIQQSKVSRILQKHKREIHFKNYLWPFLGLAVICFISAWWLMGTGILLSKDQKSGIPKDDVVHFQVLDSVSEKIVPPNMVTQDIRIRYPDYTQESVKYTSNMNLKVLEGAQITWNLEFDQPLQYALLQMGEDSLAMNMDTGRYSKRMIADRSNFYSIKFVDTLGHGYLSDLFALETYPDESPKIEIQGLPQFSSFDFKGPQQLKFSAGISDDFGISDVAIVATVSKGSGESVKFREERLGFDSKFTSGTKQQDLSKSLNLKDLRMEPGDELYFYVEAIDNKRPKANMARTETFFAVIKDTVINQFAVEGTLGADLMPDYFRSQRQLIIDTEKLIADQPSIEKREFNSRSNELGFDQKALRIKYGEFMGDETEGPVASEVQQESHDENPLAEYTHDHDGANEHNLVAEEHEDHSDEEGEEDPLEAYVHNHEDPEASTLFAQSLRSKLKQAMAEMWDAELYLRLFQPEKSLPYQYKALKLIQEIKNSARIYVHRIGFDPPPIKEDKRLTGELKEIGNYSKNEALEKEELFANMQKAVTRLEMLLESTGTISRQDRQLFDRAGNELARLAIEEPGKYLETLQSVKLLSQSERVSRQQLQKVLKGLYGALPQKQTSPRAEQRYTNQLNHLFIEALDVE comes from the coding sequence ATGAAGGAGGCCAGAGCTATTTTAACAAATATATTGATCAGGTGGCGGTTGATCAGAGCCTTGGAAATACTCCTTATGAGTCTGTCCTTTGCTGCAATTGCCTACTTATTGTTTTTCAAAATGTGGGTAGCTATTGCCTTCTTTTTAGGGGTGCTTTTGGTGGGTGCATGGTATGTTGGACTATGGAGGTTTTCACTTGAAAATATATGTTCTCACGTCGATAGAACTATACCGCCCATGGAACATAGTACGGCACTACTACTGGAAAGTGAAAATCAATTAAGTGTATTGGCCCAAATTCAGCAATCAAAAGTTAGCAGAATACTTCAAAAACATAAGAGGGAAATACATTTTAAAAATTATCTATGGCCCTTTTTGGGCCTTGCCGTCATATGTTTTATAAGTGCGTGGTGGTTAATGGGTACGGGCATTTTACTTTCAAAAGACCAAAAATCGGGAATTCCTAAAGACGATGTTGTTCATTTTCAGGTACTGGATTCGGTTTCGGAAAAAATTGTCCCTCCTAACATGGTAACACAGGACATTCGTATTCGTTATCCTGATTATACCCAAGAATCGGTAAAATATACCTCTAACATGAATCTAAAGGTGCTGGAAGGTGCGCAAATTACCTGGAACTTGGAATTTGACCAACCCTTACAATATGCCTTGTTGCAAATGGGGGAAGACTCTCTTGCCATGAATATGGATACGGGTAGATATTCCAAAAGGATGATTGCCGATCGTTCCAATTTTTATTCCATAAAGTTTGTGGATACTTTGGGTCACGGTTATCTGTCCGATTTATTTGCCTTGGAAACTTACCCGGATGAATCCCCAAAAATTGAAATCCAAGGCTTGCCACAGTTTAGTTCCTTCGATTTTAAAGGTCCACAGCAATTAAAATTTTCGGCGGGAATTTCGGACGATTTTGGGATAAGCGATGTAGCCATTGTAGCAACGGTGAGCAAGGGAAGTGGAGAGTCTGTAAAATTTAGGGAGGAGCGTTTGGGATTTGATTCCAAATTTACTTCGGGAACAAAGCAACAGGATCTTTCAAAAAGCCTGAATTTAAAAGATCTTAGAATGGAGCCGGGGGACGAACTCTACTTTTATGTTGAGGCAATCGACAATAAACGACCCAAGGCCAATATGGCCCGAACCGAAACTTTTTTCGCAGTCATCAAGGATACCGTAATAAATCAGTTTGCGGTAGAGGGTACCTTGGGCGCCGATCTGATGCCCGATTATTTTAGAAGTCAAAGACAATTGATTATCGACACGGAAAAGTTGATAGCAGATCAACCTTCAATTGAAAAGAGGGAATTCAATTCCAGAAGCAATGAACTCGGTTTTGATCAAAAGGCACTACGCATTAAATATGGAGAATTTATGGGTGATGAGACCGAAGGACCTGTGGCAAGCGAAGTACAGCAGGAGTCCCATGACGAAAACCCCCTTGCGGAATATACCCATGATCATGATGGTGCAAACGAGCATAATCTTGTAGCGGAGGAGCATGAAGACCATAGCGACGAAGAAGGCGAAGAGGACCCATTGGAAGCCTACGTTCATAATCATGAAGATCCCGAAGCTTCAACACTTTTTGCCCAATCCCTAAGAAGTAAATTGAAGCAGGCCATGGCCGAAATGTGGGATGCGGAACTCTACTTGCGTCTTTTTCAGCCGGAAAAATCCCTGCCCTACCAGTATAAGGCCTTAAAATTGATTCAGGAAATAAAAAACAGTGCCAGGATATATGTGCATAGGATAGGATTTGATCCGCCTCCTATAAAAGAGGACAAGCGTTTGACCGGTGAACTCAAGGAAATAGGAAACTATTCCAAGAACGAAGCGCTTGAAAAGGAAGAACTGTTTGCCAATATGCAAAAGGCAGTTACCCGCTTAGAAATGCTTTTGGAATCCACAGGAACTATTTCAAGGCAAGACAGACAATTGTTTGACAGAGCCGGAAACGAATTGGCTCGATTGGCCATTGAAGAACCGGGGAAATATTTGGAAACATTGCAATCGGTTAAATTATTGTCACAATCAGAAAGAGTGAGTAGACAGCAGTTGCAAAAGGTCCTGAAAGGCTTGTATGGAGCTCTGCCCCAAAAACAGACTTCACCGCGAGCCGAACAGCGGTATACAAATCAATTGAACCATTTATTTATTGAGGCGTTGGATGTGGAATAG
- a CDS encoding type III pantothenate kinase: MNLVVDIGNTYVKFAVFDKNVIVFYDRFKIEGFTTKVKELFKVYPSIAMAIYSSVGATDKKYLTVITLFCKVHVLSHKSKVPFKNSYATPQTLGIDRIALATAAFYHAPHKNTLVIDAGTCITYDMVNDFDEYLGGAISPGVEMRYRAMHEQTSALPLLKKEIPLDLIGNTTESSMHSGVVNGVCREMDGIIDEYTTRFKDLTVILTGGDALFLSKRLKNTIFADSKFLLKGLNYLLEYNKH, encoded by the coding sequence ATGAATTTAGTCGTTGATATAGGTAATACATATGTAAAGTTCGCGGTATTTGACAAAAATGTGATTGTTTTTTATGACCGGTTTAAAATAGAAGGTTTTACTACTAAGGTCAAAGAGCTCTTTAAGGTGTATCCAAGTATTGCAATGGCCATCTATTCCTCGGTCGGTGCCACTGACAAAAAGTACCTAACCGTAATTACTTTATTTTGTAAAGTACATGTGTTGTCCCATAAATCCAAAGTTCCTTTCAAAAATAGCTATGCTACGCCCCAAACATTGGGCATTGACAGAATAGCTTTGGCAACCGCCGCATTTTATCATGCACCTCACAAAAACACCTTGGTTATTGATGCTGGTACATGTATCACCTATGATATGGTCAACGACTTTGATGAGTATCTGGGCGGTGCCATTTCACCCGGGGTAGAAATGCGATATAGGGCAATGCACGAACAGACTTCTGCCCTTCCTTTACTTAAAAAAGAGATTCCATTGGATTTGATCGGCAATACGACTGAGTCCAGTATGCATAGCGGGGTTGTCAATGGGGTTTGCCGTGAAATGGACGGAATTATTGATGAATATACAACCCGATTTAAAGATTTAACAGTTATTTTAACAGGGGGTGATGCCCTTTTTTTGTCTAAAAGACTAAAAAATACCATCTTTGCGGATTCCAAATTCCTGCTAAAGGGACTTAATTATTTGCTGGAATACAACAAGCACTAG